The following proteins are encoded in a genomic region of Dioscorea cayenensis subsp. rotundata cultivar TDr96_F1 chromosome 8, TDr96_F1_v2_PseudoChromosome.rev07_lg8_w22 25.fasta, whole genome shotgun sequence:
- the LOC120267295 gene encoding uncharacterized protein LOC120267295 produces the protein MEEDHNQDDEFSDEEEDDEMSGEELPDDSPDDDMTLIQYQTEARREALVQKETRANADRLARFCRKVSKHWDWAAILSDGFSGGIIVLWHKSVGVVTPVSVSKRALHIIITNNSSKTFLISVIYNSSRFRKQCFLWNELSKLSALHIPWLILGGFNSILHRFEHKGGTFAYYDRKARFFRNFIEFNNLIDLNYSGPHFTWYNNQLGLARCWARLDRCLFNLDWANSFNFNSLKHLARSFSDHSPLFLSSAPFSYHTTRIFRFDINWLDFIGCHDAIHDAWNCHPHGNPLQAFSHLLSRACYNLSNWHRSGINSLEADLASSEITISNLEKSDFNSISQSFLMDQYANLASLQRQCSIKWAQRARMLWIKDGDRNTSFFHATTRIRAHSNFISKVVDSNGVCCQDHTSIERAFLNFYMDLWSAPSVESDNLLNLLPTNLPRLNDSVASSIVREVTKEEVFQTLLDLPTGKSPGPDGFCTEFYHSFWPIIGDHLFLAVRCFFERAIIPSSWGKTFITLIPKKDHPHSVSDFRPISLCNVNFKIISKLLANRMQLVLPSLIGREQAGFVTNRCSFDNIIAVQEIVHTLETDTKNPPRMLIKLDIEKTYDTVNWNAILAVFDHMNFPPLWISWISTCLRSCSFSLLINGNSSPWFPSSRGVRQGDPISSYLFILVSQILTAFLNQGLKAARNINHCLEVYRHITGQRPNLLKSQIFFPTWCNKHVSSRICSILNLTQASFPFKYLGILISHKRLAASSFNPMVVKIRHLCSRWSNYNLSQAAKTTLINSTLFSIPTYTLSVYPIPDSIISEITRIVRKFFWCRNSNGKGIHNLNWKIVNEDKAEGGIGIRNLSLAKYSLMAKHFFNYLNNGDAIWVDILRSKYGDFNFWKSKAPTKCSWFFRYLTRIAGRLKPNCRINSVNPARTSFLWDPWCFDIPIALKPTFINMDVDVDLLTVSDVILGDRWNETHLHHVFGHYFDAQALSSSSINPNTCNHWVWNPNTKHHKIAATVYNHLNHNLNQSEFWYGWQLLWKLNISPRAKHFLWMLFHGRLSTSNFLSQLRLGPDNPCALCGLFPEMIDHLFCHCNIAKQVWNYLSMKINTHIHFPIGFSVGLWLTERHFTNHCKSVIAASAWLIWKSRCDVIFRDAHLNIPVIVCRALSHVQEHIAGRRCLAGQKLIMHNFSCADELFLFSHSSSIPGSSVSSAGFFLSNSNYVVNFAGCCSIVKSDSVLDEIYAFAVALQSVMDNHLTIKHIFVNTYETLNILSHQIAHIRSLLDDLDSPTIHCISKSWMLPAVNLATHGVNSSDINLFLFGRDLPRWIMLSFSNSGFQF, from the exons ATGGAAGAAGACCACAATCAGGATGATGAGTTCTCTgacgaggaggaggatgatgaaaTGTCAGGGGAAGAGCTCCCCGATGATAGCCCGGATGATGACATGACGCTGATACAGTATCAAACCGAAGCTCGCCGTGAGGCCCTTGTTCAAAAAG AAACCAGAGCCAACGCTGATCGTCTTGCTCGATTTTGCAGGAAAGTTTCCAAGCACTGGGATTGGGCTGCTATCCTTTCCGATGGCTTCTCTGGCGGCATCATCGTCCTTTGGCATAAGTCCGTCGGAGTCGTCACGCCTGTCTCTGTGTCTAAGCGTGCTCTTCATATCATTATTACCAATAATTCCTCTAAAACCTTTCTTATTTCGGTTATTTATAACTCCTCGCGTTTTCGTAAACAATGTTTTCTTTGGAATGAACTCTCTAAACTTTCCGCTCTTCATATCCCCTGGCTCATCCTGGGGGGTTTCAACTCTATTCTCCACAGGTTCGAGCACAAGGGCGGTACATTTGCTTACTATGATAGAAAAGCGAGATTTTTTAGAAACTTCATTGAGTTCAATAATCTGATTGATCTTAATTACTCTGGTCCTCATTTTACTTGGTATAATAATCAGTTGGGCTTAGCTCGCTGTTGGGCCAGACTTGACAGATGCTTATTTAATCTTGACTGGGCAAATTCTTTTAACTTTAATTCTCTGAAGCATCTTGCCCGGTCTTTCTCTGATCACTCGCCGCTCTTTCTCTCTTCTGCCCCGTTCTCCTATCACACTACTAGAATTTTTCGCTTCGATATTAACTGGTTGGATTTTATAGGTTGCCACGATGCCATTCATGACGCCTGGAATTGTCACCCTCATGGGAATCCTTTGCAGGCCTTCTCGCATCTTCTTTCTCGTGCTTGCTATAATCTCTCCAACTGGCATAGATCGGGTATCAATTCGCTGGAGGCTGATTTGGCGTCTAGTGAGATCACCATTAGCAACCTTGAAAAGTCTGATTTCAACTCTATTTCCCAATCTTTTCTTATGGATCAGTATGCCAATCTTGCCTCCTTGCAGCGTCAGTGCAGTATTAAATGGGCCCAGCGGGCCCGTATGTTATGGATCAAGGATGGTGACAGGAATACCAGTTTTTTTCATGCTACTACTCGTATCCGTGCTCACTCTAATTTCATCTCGAAGGTTGTGGACTCTAATGGTGTTTGTTGTCAGGATCATACTAGTATCGAGAGAGCCTTTCTTAATTTTTACATGGACCTCTGGTCGGCCCCTTCTGTTGAGAGCGACAACTTACTTAATCTTCTTCCGACCAATCTTCCTCGACTTAATGATTCAGTCGCTAGCTCTATCGTCCGGGAGGTTACCAAAGAGGAAGTATTTCAAACTCTTTTAGACCTTCCCACTGGTAAGTCTCCTGGCCCTGATGGCTTTTGCACTGAGTTTTACCACAGTTTTTGGCCTATTATCGGAGATCATCTCTTCTTGGCTGTTCGTTGCTTTTTCGAAAGGGCTATTATTCCCTCTTCTTGGGGTAAAACCTTCATCACTCTCATCCCCAAAAAAGACCATCCTCATAGTGTTTCTGATTTTAGACCCATCTCTCTTTGTAATGTTAATttcaaaatcatttccaaactTTTGGCTAATCGAATGCAGCTTGTTCTCCCTAGCTTGATCGGTCGAGAGCAGGCTGGCTTTGTTACCAATCGTTGCTCTTTCGATAATATTATAGCAGTGCAAGAGATAGTTCACACCTTAGAAACTGATACCAAAAACCCCCCAAGGATGCTAATAAAACTGGACATTGAAAAAACTTATGACACAGTTAattggaatgcaattcttgctGTTTTTGACCACATGAATTTTCCTCCTCtctggatttcttggatttctaCTTGTCTTCGCTCTTGTTCCTTTTCTCTCTTAATTAACGGCAACTCCTCACCCTGGTTCCCCTCGTCCAGGGGTGTTCGTCAGGGAGATCCTATTTCTTCTTATCTGTTCATTTTGGTTTCACAGATTCTCACCGCCTTTCTTAACCAAGGATT GAAAGCTGCCAGGAATATCAACCATTGTCTTGAGGTTTATCGTCACATTACCGGGCAACGCCCCAATCTCCttaaatctcaaattttcttCCCAACTTGGTGCAACAAACATGTCTCCTCCCGCATCTGCTCTATTCTTAATCTTACTCAAGCTTCCTTTCCATTTAAGTAtcttggtattttaatttcaCACAAACGTTTGGCTGCCTCCTCCTTCAATCCCATGGTTGTTAAAATCCGACACCTTTGCTCCAGATGGAGCAATTATAATCTTTCTCAAGCAGCTAAAACCACTTTAATTAACTCCACTCTTTTCTCTATCCCCACCTACACCTTATCAGTCTACCCCATTCCTGATTCCATTATCTCTGAAATTACCAGAATCGtgagaaaatttttttggtgtagaaacagcaatggaaagggcattcATAACTTGAATTGGAAAATTGTCAATGAAGATAAGGCTGAGGGGGGTATTGGTATTAGGAATCTTTCTCTTGCTAAATACTCTCTGATGGCTAAAcacttttttaattatcttaacaACGGAGATGCTATTTGGGTGGATATCCTGCGTTCTAAATATGGcgattttaatttttggaagagCAAGGCCCCTACCAAATGTTCCTGGTTTTTTCGTTATCTTACTAGGATTGCTGGCCGTCTCAAACCTAATTGCCGTATCAATTCAGTTAATCCGGCCAGAACCTCATTCTTATGGGATCCTTGGTGCTTTGATATCCCCATTGCTCTCAAGCCCACCTTCATTAATAtggatgttgatgttgatttacTTACTGTTTCTGATGTTATCCTTGGGGATAGATGGAATGAGACTCATTTGCATCATGTTTTTGGTCATTATTTTGATGCTCAGGCTCTTTCCTCTAGCAGTATCAATCCCAACACCTGCAATCATTGGGTTTGGAATCCTAACACTAAGCATCATAAAATTGCCGCCACTGTTTACAACCATTTGAATCACAACCTTAATCAATCTGAGTTTTGGTATGGTTGGCAACTCCTTTGGAAATTGAATATTTCCCCCCGTGCTAAGCATTTCCTTTGGATGTTGTTTCATGGCCGTCTCTCTACTTCTAATTTTTTATCTCAACTGAGGCTGGGCCCTGATAATCCTTGTGCTTTGTGTGGTTTATTTCCTGAAATGATTGATCATCTATTCTGCCATTGTAATATTGCTAAGCAGGTTTGGAATTATCTTAGTATGAAGATCAACACTCATATACATTTTCCTATTGGCTTTTCTGTGGGTCTCTGGCTCACTGAAAGACATTTTACTAACCATTGCAAATCTGTCATTGCCGCATCAGCTTGGCTAATTTGGAAATCCCGTTGTGATGTTATTTTTCGTGATGCTCATCTAAATATTCCTGTCATTGTTTGTAGAGCCCTTTCTCATGTTCAGGAACACATCGCTGGTCGCAGGTGCTTGGCCGGACAAAAGCTTATCATGCACAACTTCTCCTGCGCTGATGAGCTTTTTTTATTCTCCCATTCCAGCTCCATTCCGGGATCTTCGGTAAGTTCTGCAGGATTTTTTCTTTCAAACTCTAACTATGTTGTTAACTTTGCAGGTTGTTGTTCTATTGTCAAATCGGATTCGGTCTTGGATGAGATCTATGCGTTTGCTGTCGCGCTCCAATCGGTCATGGATAACCATCTCACTATCAAGCATATCTTCGTCAACACATATGAAACTCTAAACATACTCAGCCATCAGATTGCTCACATTCGATCACTCCTTGACGATCTGGATTCTCCCACCATTCATTGTATTTCCAAATCCTGGATGCTCCCTGCCGTCAACCTTGCTACTCATGGTGTCAACTCTTCTGATATTAATCTCTTCCTTTTTGGGCGCGATCTCCCCCGTTGGATAATGTTGTCCTTCTCTAACTCTGGGTTTCAGTTCTAA